The following proteins come from a genomic window of Thermodesulfobacteriota bacterium:
- a CDS encoding RDD family protein, translated as MEFSTVEYHPSENDQMTNPEEGLKPGLIEEGNLNKKAGFWIRALAFSIDNMILQVIYAVFFIAGGLAVYLASETQDWFMILDRVLMLTIPYNIVILAITIGYFTYLHGSTGQTIGKMICQLKVIQENGEPLSYGKSFLRWVGYLVSAVVLNIGFLWVAFDKNKQGWHDKIAGTYVIELAHEKT; from the coding sequence ATGGAATTCAGCACTGTAGAGTATCATCCTTCTGAAAACGACCAGATGACGAATCCAGAAGAAGGTCTGAAGCCCGGTCTTATTGAGGAAGGCAACCTGAATAAGAAAGCAGGTTTTTGGATAAGGGCACTGGCATTCTCTATAGACAATATGATACTTCAAGTTATATATGCGGTCTTTTTTATTGCGGGTGGTCTGGCTGTATATTTAGCCTCAGAAACGCAAGATTGGTTTATGATTTTGGACCGAGTGTTAATGCTTACCATACCATACAATATAGTTATTCTGGCAATTACAATAGGCTATTTTACTTACCTCCACGGTTCTACAGGGCAGACCATAGGTAAAATGATCTGCCAGCTAAAGGTTATCCAAGAAAACGGTGAACCATTAAGCTATGGCAAATCGTTTTTAAGATGGGTTGGGTACTTAGTGTCTGCTGTTGTACTCAATATAGGTTTTCTGTGGGTAGCCTTCGATAAGAATAAGCAGGGATGGCATGATAAGATTGCAGGAACCTATGTAATAGAGTTGGCACACGAAAAGACTTGA